A window of Solanum stenotomum isolate F172 chromosome 9, ASM1918654v1, whole genome shotgun sequence genomic DNA:
TTCATATCATTGCATCAAGGTATGAATTATTGTGTCGTCGTCCAAACTCAAGGAGGCCATTCCATGCAGAACTCTTCACGCCAATGAAAAGGGACTCTGTATTGGGACTAAAAGACACTCCTGATATCTCACCGAAGAAATCAATTTCTTGTTCCACCACATATCCACTTTTTACATCAAAAATGTGGACAAAATCTTCATGCTCTGCCATAGCCATATATCTGCCATCAGACGTGTAGCGCATTGACACAATAGGTCCAAATGTACCCTTCAACACAGTGACTGACTTGGACAAGTTTCGGATATCCCATATTCTGCACGTGTTATCCTCATTCCCAGTTGCAAATGTTTGGCCATCAGGATGCCACGCTGATGCATACGAGTAGTCCACATGTCCAGACAGAGAAGAAACAACCTGTAAAAAATGGATTTTGTTAGTCGACCTCTTATTATACTAATAGTTCGCGGTGCAGTACATTTGAGATGTCCAAACATACCATTCCATTCCTGGAGTCAACCAACATTCCTTCGGTATCATCCCCAACTACTACGAGAAGCCTGCCATCAGGGCTGAGTGATGTATGCTGAGAGCAGAAAAAGCGGAAAAGGATTTAGTAATATCAAAACAAAATGTAAACCACTGTAAGATCTTTGTATCAAGATAGGATAGATACTAAAAACAAAACAGGTTCATGCATAGACTAGTCGAATACAGACTTACATTCACTGGCAAGTTAAAATGGAAATAGTTAGACTGTTGAAACGTCTCCATATCAAATTCCCTAACTCCAGAATCATTGTATGAAACAATAAAATGAAGTGCACCACTGCATAGAAATAAATATCGCGTTTACCTTCATCCTCactaagaaaagaaagtataacCTTATTGATCGAGAGAGGTTCAGGCAATAAGCAAGATGATGCAATACCTGGCACTGTCGTTAATCTCAATACAAGTGGTTAtggcatcatcatcatcatatgtTGGCCGAAAACAAAAGCTAACTCCAGGTTTATCCAAATACTGCACATAAAGGAAGTCCTAAAACCAAcggtattttaaaaaaagaacagtTGTAAGGACATTAACAAACCTTGACTATAAGTTCTCCTTGCAATCCACCGGCAAGAAGCAACTTATCTTTCACCGCGAGTGTGCTTACTCGGGTTGCAGTAAATCCCTCTGGAAAGCTTTTAGGATGTTTCTaatagagaagagaaaaagagaaaggattGAAAAGGAGGTCCAAACCAATTTATGATAAGTGAATTTGATGTACAAAAATACATACCTCGAGTGGTACTATATGCCCTGAGAAGTTGAGAATCTCTGTTTTCGTGCAGGTCAATGATGACCAATGCACGGCAGACAAATTAGACATGAGGTACACATCGTGCTTAGACGTTGCCCAGACCATATTCCTCAGCTATGTTGCAAAATTTGGAAGAAGAATAGATGAATTATTCAAAATGTTGTTCAACTTATTCTCTAAGTAAGCTCCTAATTTACTCCACACACAAATCACAACAAAGATCTGAAACTTACCCGGGAGTTGGAGAACGATGGTCTAACGGATCCTGCATACCATCTGAAATCGTATAAACAATCTTTCTTAATGGTTTTGTGCTCCTGTTGACATACAAAAGGGCAAAATGACACCAAATACACATTGAACacaacatttttttcttctaaaccATTTAGAAAGTAATTAATATACAAGTTTGTATTACCTTATCTGATGTCTCACCAGATTGAGGAATATTTCTTCCACGGTTCCCATAGATTCGTAGTTTTCTTTGCCTAACATCCTCCCTGGTAGTTTTCGTAAACCATGGGATTCCTTGAATATCTTTGGCGCCACTCCTTACATCAGACGCCGAAACATCTTCCATTCTATTATTCTATCTATTCCAGCAGAAGAAGAAACAACTCAAACATTTGAAGCAGATTCATACTTAAACATGTTGTTTAATCTGTATTACGAGAATACTTATAACGATAACttaggaaattattcccctcaagtacaCAAGGTTAATAGAATATATCCTCTCCCAGGATAGACTGCTGTATTGGTACCTAAACGGCTAAACCACGGTGAACAAACCACTCAAAGGTAATCACAACTCCCCGAaaaagtcaaaacccacaaccTTACggaaagtcgcaacttttcataaaagttacaactcttcaGAAAaatcgcaacttttcataaaaatcacaactcttcattctttattcacaccttttaaaccCAACAAAACAAGGATACGATACATCTAAGGTGTGTACAAACGCAACACTTAAATTTTCATGTCCTCTAAAGTCTAATCACCTCTTTCATTTACTTCTTTGACCTACCTCTAACCCTCTTTAAACCTACCCTttccaacctctcacacctcctcCCTAAAACATTTGCGCTTCCTCTTCatatgtccaaaccatctcagccTCATCTTATCCACCATAGAAGTTACTCTAGAATATAAAGGTCGCGAATTAACTACATTCCAAAAACATCTTCACATTAAATATCACAGAACATCCATTTAAAGAAAGACACATTTAGTTTTGACCTCCTGTCACAACATGGTTGCAAGAAGACCATGAAAAACACATAAGATTGTTCCAACAGTATAAGCTAAATCCATTCAACAAAACTTTAAAGGTTTAGTACAAACAACCAGATGAATGATAACACCAAATTACTTGTAAGGTGACAAGGTGAATTAACCATAGCATTCCACACATTATTTATCttgttctgttttttttttagaaaaagttaACAGTCAAAAACACATTAGATGTGcgatttttctatttgaattatAATCAATTTATCAACAATGATAACATCTGAGATAAAAAAAGTGAACAAAACTGATAGCTTAGATTAAAAAACTTAAACATCTATCAGCTCAAGTTCAGAAATGAAACTCGAAAAGTTCAATTATTCTAGATGCATTTTTCGATCGTTCACTCCGGAAAAAAAAAACGATCGTACAGAGTAGATAGATATAAAATGATTGATGATTTTCTAACCTTGAGGCGAAAATCTAGGTGATTGTTTTTTTGCCTGATTGCGATAGGTTTGAATAAGAGGCggagaaaaatataataaacatatgtttgcttattactaaattttttatgttattacaTTCTCAAATCACAATGTCCgtttgtctctttttttttgttttccaagtATTAGTATCCACGTCACATAAAGTTCAGTGGGAAGTCTTTCTTAACGATAAATTAAATCACACTTCTTATTTAAATTCGCGCCATATAAAGTTGTTACggataatttttcctttttacaatttacaaaatataacgGATATGGAATATGCAATGTACCCTTAGATATGGATATATATGGAATATAATGGATATGGATATGATACTAGTATTCGCGCCATGTAGAGCGGATTGGGAAGTGTTTCGTAATGGTTAATCACATTATAGTTAAATTCGCGCCGTGTAAAGTCGTTAgagatattttttcttatttatagtttacaaaagagaaaatgaccaaaagCCCCCTAACCTATAGCTGGATTCTCAACTGCACTCTCATACTTCACGGGGTTCTATTACCCTCctgaattattttaaaatgaaataagtaGCCCCTTAAAACGTCATATCTAGATATGTGTCTTGTGGGGAAATACACTCGCTTAACACGAGTATTTCACCCGTTGATCTtttttaaaagacatttttttctcattcttcttcgacctttcttcttcattcattttttagCCCTAATTATTTTGTGAGTACTTTAATTTGGAGAATATATTGGGGGGTTAAATTGgggatttctttattttgtctTCTCCGGAGGGATATGTCGCCACCACCGGCATAATCTGGGAATTTCGATGTCACCACCATCTCCACCTATGCCTTTGTTATTTCTCCACCTTCACCATTAGCTCCTCCACCTACTCAAAGAGTTCCCCGCCTTTTCTTTCAAAGAATAAAGCTCGAaaaaaaaatatcgacatcacCATCAAGACCAACACCACCAAGACCATTATGAATCTAATTTAAGCCTATCACCAAAGGAGAAAAAGTTTAATCGAGGGTAGaagacacaagtaccccctagactataaCCGAAATCACAGAGatacaccttaactaaactaaggtcctattaccctccctGAActcattttgtttttgtaattttgtacaccttttggcttatgtggcacACCCCGTGACTCCACACAGTTGAGGCGCGTGGGAGATATTtggatgccacgtaagccaaaaaggtgtacaaaattacaaaaaaaatgaattcagggagtaataggaccttagtttagttaaggtgtgtctctgagatttggGTCATAGTCTAGGGAAGTACTTCTACCTTTCACCTTTAAACGAGTGAAGAGACTCTGATTAATGTTTGTGGGTACATATTGCTGCACAATTTTATATTCTGTGTGATGGAGTTTTTTTGTAATCAAGAGAAGGTAATTGCTTGTTGGAGAATCTagaaaacaaactaaaaaaaaacatgaggGATTAGGATcaacatgtaaaaaatattttctgtgCTTACAATTTCTTATGAGACAAACAAATACACAACATACAACAAATTTAATCTGCTGACTATGTTTACTGGTGCAGCCTTCATATCATTGCATCAAGGTATGAATTGTTGTGTCGTCGTCCAAACTCAAGGAGGCCATTGAATGCGAAACTCTTCACGCCAATGAAAAGGGACTCTGTATCGGGACTAAAAGACACTCCTGATACCTCACCGAAGAAATCAATTTCTTGTTCCACCACATATCCACTTTTTACATCAAAAATGTGGACAAAATCTTCATGCTCTGCCATAGCCATATATCTGCCATCAGACGTGTAGCGAATTGACATAATAGGTCCAAATGTACCCTTCAACACAGTGACTGACTTGGACAAGTTTCGGATATCCCATATTCTGCACGTATTATCCTCATTCCCAGTTGCAAATGTTTGGCCATCAGGATGCCACGCTGATGCATACGAGTAGTCCACATGTCCAGACAAAGAAGAAACAGCCTGTAAAAATGGATTTTATTAGTCGAGCTCTTATTATATACTAACAAATCGCGGTGCAGTACATTTGAGATGTCCAAACATACCATTCCATTCCTGGAGTCAACCAACATTCCTTTGGGATCATCCCCAACTATTATGAGAAGCTTGCCATCAGGGCTGAGTGATGTATGCTGAGAGAATAAAAGGGGAAAAAGATTTAGTAATATCAAAACGAAACGTAGACCACTGAAAGATCTTTGTATCAAGATAGGATGGATACTAAAAACAAAACAGGTTCATGCATAGACTAGTCGAATACAGACTTACATTCACTGGCCAGCTAAAATGGAAATAGTTAGACTGTTGAAACGTCTCCATATCAAATTCCCTAACTCCAGAATCATTGTATGAAACAATAAAATGAAGTGCACCACTGCATAGAAATAGATATCGCATTTAGCTTCATCCTCactaagaaaagaaagtataacCTTATCGATCGAGAAAGTTTCAGGCAATAAGCAAGATGATGCAATACCTGGCACTGTTGTTAATCCCAATACAAGTGGTTAtggcatcatcatcatcatatgtTGGCCGAAAACAAAAGCTAACTCCAGGTTTATCCAAGTACTGCACATAAAGGAAGTCCTAAAACCAacagtatttttaaaaaagaacagTTATAAGGATATTGACAAACCTTGACTATAAGTTCTCCTTGCAATCCACCGGCAAGAAGCAACTTATCTTTCACCGCGAGTGTGCTTACTTGGATTGCAGTAAATCCCTCTGGAAAGCTTTTAGGATGTTTCTAATagagaagagaaagagagagaggatTGAAAAGGAGGTCCTAACCAATTTACGATAGGTGAATTTGATGTACaaaaatacatacctcaagtggtACTACATGCCCTGAGAAGTCGAGAATCTCTGTTTTCGTGCAGGTCAATGATGACCAATGCACGGCAGAAAAATCAGACATGAGGTACACATCGTGCTTAGACGTTGCCCAGACCATATTCCTCAGCTATGTTGCAAAATTTGGAAAAAGAACAGATGAATTATTCAAAATGTTGTTCAACTTATTCTCTAAGTAAGCTCCTAGTTTACTCCACACACAAATCACAACAAAGATCTGAAACTTACCCGGTGGTTAGAGAACGATGGTCTAACGGATGATCTTGCATACCATCTGAAATCGTATAAACAATCTTTCTTAATGGTTTTGTGCTCCTGTTGACATACAAAAGGGCAAAATGACACCAAATCCACATTGAACacaacatttttttcttctaaaccATTCAGaaagtaattaaaatataagtttGTATTACCTTATCTGGTGTCTCACCAGATTGAGGAATATTTCTTCCACGGTTCCACAGATTGTTTCGTAGTTTTCTTTGCCTAACTTCCTCCCTGGTTACATTGGTACTCCTATACCATTGGATTCCTTGAATATCTTTGGCGCCATTCCTTACCTCAGCAGCCGAAACACCTTCCATTCTATTATACTATCTATTCCAGCAGAAGAAGAAACAACTCAATAAAGTTCAAACATGTTGTTTAATCCGTATTACGAAAATACTTAGAACGATAACTTAGGAAATTATTCCTCTCAAGTATCCGAGATTGATATAATATATCCTctcccaggatagaacgatttTACTCACTCGTGTATTGGATTGGTACCTAAACCACGGTGAACAAACCACTCATCGGTAGTAAAGTACACTGAATTTGTTTGTGCAGAATAGACAGTAGTGTGAATAAACTCTTATgatgccttatcggaaaggtcacaacgcTCTggaaaagtcaaaagtcacaactcttcataaaagtcacaaccttacGGAAAAACACAACTTTTCAGAAAAATCGCAACTCTTCAGAAAAGTcgcaaaattttcataaaaatcacaaactcttcattcttcattcacaccttttaaaccCAACAAAATAATGATACGATACATCTAAGGTGTGTACAAACGCAACACTTAAATTTTCATGTCCTCTTAAGTCTATTCACCTCTTTCATTTACTTCTTCAACCTACCTCTAACCCTCTTTAAACCCACCCTTCCCAATCTCTCACCCCTCCTCCCTAGAACATCTGTGCTCCTCCTCTTCatatgtccaaaccatctcagccTCATCTTATCCACCATAAAAGTCACTCTAGAATATAAAGGTCGCGAATTAACTACATTCCAAAAACATCTTAACATTAAATATCACAGAACATCCATTTACAGAAAAGACACATTTAGTTTTGACCTCCTGTTACAACATGCTTGCAAGAAGACCatgaaaaacacataaaattgtCCCAACAGTACTAAatcaattcaacaaaaaattaaaggttAGTACAAACAACCAGATGAATGATAACACCAAATTACTTGTAAGGTGACAAGGTGAATTAACCATATAAACCTAGTATTCCACACAATTATTTATCTTGttctgtttttttaaaaaaaaaaagttaacagTCAAGAACACATTAGACGTGCGATTTTTCAATCTGAATTATAATCAACTTATCAACAATGATATCTGAGATAAAAAAAGTGAACAAAAGCTGATAGCTTAGATTAAAAAACTTAAACATCTATCAGTTCAAGTTCAGAAATGAAACTCGAAAAATTCAATTATTCTAGATACTTTTTTCGATTGTgcattccaaaaaaaaaaacgatcGTGCAGAGTAGATAGAGGTAAAATGATTGATAAATTTCTGACCTTGAGGAGAAAATCTAGGTGATTGTTTTTTTGCCTGATCGCGATAGGTTTGAATAAGAGGCggagaaaaatataataaacatatgtttgcttatatactaaatatttttgatgttATTACATTCTCAAATCACAATGTCCGTTTggctcattttttttattttttggtttccAATATTGTTTAAGTATTAATATTCACGTCACATAAAAGTTCAGTGGGAAGTCTTTTTTAACGATAAATTAAATCACACTTCATATTTAAATTCGCGCCATATAAAGTTGTTACGaataatttttccttatttataatttacaaaatataatggATATGGAATATGCAATGTACCCTTAGATATGGATATATATGGAATATAATGGATATGGATATGATACTAGTATTAGCGCCATGTAAAGCCGATTGGGAAGTGTTTCGTAACGGTTAATTATAGTTAAATTCGCGCCGTATAAAGTCTTTAgagatattttttcttatttataatttacaaaagaaaaaatggcCAAAAGCCTCCCAACCTATAGCCGGATTCTCAACTACACTCTCATACTTCACGAGGGTTCTATTACCCTCctgattattttaaaatgaaataagtaGCCCCTTAAAACGCCATAACTAGATATGTGTCTGTGGTGAAAAAACGCACTTAAACAAAgacattttttctctttcttctacaTTCATTTTTTAGCGTTAATTATATTGTGAGAACTTTGATTTGGAGAATATATTGGGGGTTAAATAGGGGGTCTCTTTCTTTTGTCTTCTCCGGAGAGATATGTCACCGCCACCAGCATAGTATGAGAATTTCGTTGTCACCACCATCTCCACCTATGTCTTTGTCATTTCTCCGCTTTCACCATTAGCTCCTCCACCTACTCAAAGAGTTCCCCGCCACTTCTTTTAAAGAATAAAGCTCGAAAGAAAAATATTCACATCACCATCAAAACCACCACCACCAAGATCATTATGAATCTAATTTAAGCCTACcaccaaaaggaaaaaaaagtttcatCGAGTGAAGAGACTCCAATTAATGTTTGTGGGTACATATTGCCACAATTATATGTCTGTGTgatggtttttttttataatcaagAGAAGGTAATTGCTTGTCGGAGAATCTagtaaacaaattaaaataaa
This region includes:
- the LOC125877687 gene encoding uncharacterized WD repeat-containing protein C2A9.03-like, with amino-acid sequence MRLRWFGHMKRRSTDVLGRRGERLGRYNRMEGVSAAEVRNGAKDIQGIQWYRSTNVTREEVRQRKLRNNLWNRGRNIPQSGETPDKEHKTIKKDCLYDFRWYARSSVRPSFSNHRLRNMVWATSKHDVYLMSDFSAVHWSSLTCTKTEILDFSGHVVPLEKHPKSFPEGFTAIQVSTLAVKDKLLLAGGLQGELIVKYLDKPGVSFCFRPTYDDDDAITTCIGINNSASGALHFIVSYNDSGVREFDMETFQQSNYFHFSWPVNHTSLSPDGKLLIIVGDDPKGMLVDSRNGMAVSSLSGHVDYSYASAWHPDGQTFATGNEDNTCRIWDIRNLSKSVTVLKGTFGPIMSIRYTSDGRYMAMAEHEDFVHIFDVKSGYVVEQEIDFFGEVSGVSFSPDTESLFIGVKSFAFNGLLEFGRRHNNSYLDAMI
- the LOC125877686 gene encoding uncharacterized WD repeat-containing protein C2A9.03-like; protein product: MVDKMRLRWFGHMKRKRKCFREENNRMEDVSASDVRSGAKDIQGIPWFTKTTREDVRQRKLRIYGNRGRNIPQSGETSDKEHKTIKKDCLYDFRWYAGSVRPSFSNSRLRNMVWATSKHDVYLMSNLSAVHWSSLTCTKTEILNFSGHIVPLEKHPKSFPEGFTATRVSTLAVKDKLLLAGGLQGELIVKYLDKPGVSFCFRPTYDDDDAITTCIEINDSASGALHFIVSYNDSGVREFDMETFQQSNYFHFNLPVNHTSLSPDGRLLVVVGDDTEGMLVDSRNGMVVSSLSGHVDYSYASAWHPDGQTFATGNEDNTCRIWDIRNLSKSVTVLKGTFGPIVSMRYTSDGRYMAMAEHEDFVHIFDVKSGYVVEQEIDFFGEISGVSFSPNTESLFIGVKSSAWNGLLEFGRRHNNSYLDAMI